The proteins below are encoded in one region of Balaenoptera acutorostrata chromosome 11, mBalAcu1.1, whole genome shotgun sequence:
- the RESF1 gene encoding retroelement silencing factor 1 isoform X4: MPWLSQIPDIQNSWLLIHCYCIKSTMNWNAKSESVTLPPQYPKKQASFLEQALVNTLTTASQSSLNHPGSNQEPCLFLSNLNPVSQPLLNIRNYKTPQQIPISDMHSGTIVTSQTSVERITYANVKGPKQPNHDLQMSSGVTQDVWLNSPMRNSMLSHTGTTVSHQTGFGTNTPNVRALQNQFLTSDTYSMQLQMIPSNSRRVPITYQGNPRLNLPLSEQQVDWAQQRASSGLTYPDYRPLPKQYSYSSQSFLQDPTLQKQTPMSSVSLQVKNSQSPNPALTLQSKQIATVPSYQYAVTQTDKRPPPPPYDCRYASQPLQSTQHVVKHTSMEVPQSQEMHLPETRKDFCRGFQQQWQNLNENFNTMGNSCNLRVNTNVNKPFNEPIRSSVDGVQALTQNNQEKRVDSRNLTSNQVLDTSATKEKLVRDIKTLVEIKKKFSDLARKIKINKNLLMAAGCIKTTNNSYSESAQNCGLSLKQTAKIQSGPQVTLGPPDAVEDKPPTIMESAEETNRTHNTLNSNLQDRNFNQVSSVLLNSGCSQVVSSLKTSTVEITQAILNNTQFSSGNLVNVAQNVPTNSEATSLPQSTSFEEYVSKYPNKNRLILSLLASGNKTQKKLLKDTNEHIHDSKLHSFEMNPNIQNTGNQVNLKPMETPGTPSTCNINAKISNNSYIEHKSFNGMSSKSDSHFSMELLATCLSLWKKQPSEPTEEKQCNESKTNTTAVGISKPVDICDKSPFSTVGNSQNKIANSSQETVLSMVAQNYESSGATTTKGIAVVSPLILSDVKTLSVKGITPEALPETMYPVIKEGSVCSLQNKSTENTAALNVNEPVTSTTSTKIFPLIQKDKQSESTNTNSEVTPNTNQGKHNKSEPDIQCPVSDQQTTYISKDSDIVGRDVLQIGSICSLVEGDTAYNSQIAKIFNLPSLQKVEPQKPLPNHQVMNNRQNEQFDSITGNKDFVFQKENFVQCTDVSHKITDQSESLQPPEPSTLKYIGAKSGILEQGSLEHITENESMANDMCSPAAIQHNSYPQEAAQDPTTNENLKDKTSILYLHDQLSELLEEFPYGIEPVNMHEGFVVQPMAHRISKAQTCDKTSCDSKDSTDQIQITILNSEQMKELFPEQDDQPNEVDKLTEPQKEKPVTKEGNQCDPQAHTVEETCDSVILDSEKDDVRCCALGWLSMVYEGVPQCQCNSTKNSTSKEEKGKDPRSPLETNGYKQGERTSDRDVPIAFNSPPNNQPKIPLTCPVEKKPFPETEQGRNIKDKSKSEHNSSLRTEQELSGHFLSKGDKKPDSLQSHKRKRKLQFHEITFHSTNKIAKFSQESLQRKLMAQNLRPLKPKMGFLTSKNKDLHVKNGSLVQSVSPEKRKLKAGGSKKVLEKKLDEGSILDSEIKRKSFRNKKYKRRLVKMCD, from the exons ATGCCATGGCTGTCACAG ATTCCTGACATTCAAAACAGCTGGCTTTTAATACACTGCTACTGCATCAAATCGACAATGAACTGGAATGCAAAATCAGAGAGTGTCACCTTACCACCACAGTATCCTAAAAAACAGGCATCTTTTTTGGAGCAAGCTTTAGTAAACACACTTACCACAGCATCTCAAAGTTCTTTAAACCATCCTGGAAGTAACCAAGAACCATGCCTATTTCTCAGTAATTTAAATCCAGTTTCACAGCCACTGCTCAACAtcagaaattataaaactcctcaacaaatCCCTATTTCTGATATGCATAGTGGGACCATTGTGACCTCACAAACTTCAGTAGAAAGAATAACATATGCAAATGTTAAAGGACCCAAACAACCAAATCACGATTTGCAAATGTCTTCAGGAGTTACACAGGATGTATGGTTGAACTCACCAATGAGGAATTCTATGCTTTCTCATACAGGGACAACTGTATCTCATCAGACTGGTTTTGGAACGAATACACCCAATGTACGTGCACTACAGAATCAATTTCTAACATCAGATACCTATTCTATGCAACTACAAATGATCCCTTCTAATTCCAGAAGAGTTCCTATAACTTATCAAGGAAACCCGAGACTTAACCTACCTTTATCAGAGCAACAGGTTGATTGGGCACAGCAGCGTGCATCCAGTGGATTGACTTACCCAGATTACAGACCACTTCCAAAGCAATATAGTTATTCATCACAAAGCTTTTTGCAGGATCCTACTCTTCAGAAACAAACCCCTATGTCATCTGTATCATTACAAGTTAAAAATAGTCAATCTCCAAATCCTGCCCTGACTTTACAGTCAAAGCAGATTGCAACTGTACCGTCATATCAATATGCAGTTACTCAAACTGACAAaagacctcctcctcctccttatgACTGTAGGTATGCAAGCCAGCCTCTGCAAAGTACTCAGCATGTTGTTAAACACACTTCTATGGAAGTTCCTCAGAGTCAAGAAATGCACTTACCTGAAACGAGAAAAGACTTTTGTAGAGGCTTTCAGCAGCAGTGGCAAAACCTTAATGAAAATTTCAACACAATGGGAAATTCCTGTAACTTGAGAGTAAATACCAATGTCAATAAGCCTTTTAATGAACCTATTAGATCTTCTGTGGATGGTGTTCAGGCTCTTACTCAAAATAATCAAGAGAAAAGAGTGGATTCTCGAAATCTAACTTCAAATCAAGTACTGGACACAAGTGCCACAAAAGAAAAGTTAGTGAGGGATATTAAAACAttagtagaaataaaaaagaagttttcGGACCTtgcaaggaaaattaaaattaataaaaatcttttGATGGCAGCAGGTTGTATTAAAACAACTAATAACTCTTACAGTGAATCAGCTCAAAATTGTGGGTTGTCTCTGAAACAAACTGCCAAAATCCAGTCTGGACCACAGGTAACCCTAGGCCCTCCAGATGCTGTGGAGGATAAACCACCAACGATAATGGAATCTGCAGAAGAAACAAATAGAACACACAATACATTGAATTCCAACCTTCAGGACAGAAATTTTAACCAAGTCAGTTCTGTTTTACTAAATTCTGGCTGTTCACAAGTTGTGAGTTCTTTAAAGACATCAACTGTTGAGATTACCCAGGCAATATTAAATAACACCCAGTTTTCATCAGGAAATTTAGTCAACGTTGCACAAAATGTGCCAACAAATTCTGAAGCAACTTCTCTTCCTCAGTCTACATCCTttgaggaatatgtttcaaaatatccaaataaaaATAGGCTAATTCTCAGTTTACTTGCATCTGGaaataaaactcagaagaaattattaaaagataCTAATGAACATATTCATGATTCTAAACTGCATAGTTTTGAAATGAATCCAAATATCCAGAACACTGGTAACCAAGTGAATTTGAAACCCATGGAAACTCCAGGTACTCCAAGTACTTGTAATATAAATGCCAAGATTTCAAACAACTCTTACATTGAGCATAAATCCTTCAATGGAATGTCTTCTAAAAGTGACTCTCACTTTTCCATGGAATTGCTAGCAACGTGTCTTTCTTTGTGGAAAAAGCAACCTTCAGAACCTACGGAAGAAAAACAGTGTAATGagtcaaaaacaaacacaacagcAGTTGGAATTTCAAAGCCTGTGGACATCTGTGACAAGAGTCCATTTTCAACTGTGGGAAATTCTCAGAATAAAATTGCAAACAGCTCACAAGAAACAGTTTTATCAATGGTAGCACAGAATTATGAGTCTTCAGGAGCAACTACTACAAAGGGGATTGCTGTAGTATCACCCTTAATTCTTTCAGATGTCAAAACATTGTCTGTCAAAGGTATAACACCTGAAGCTTTACCTGAAACAATGTATCCAGTTATTAAAGAAGGCAGTGTTTGTAGCTTACAAAACAAATCAACAGAAAATACTGCTGCTTTGAATGTTAATGAACCAGTGACAAGTACCACAAGCACCAAGATTTTCCCACTAATTCAGAAGGAtaagcaaagtgaatcaactaatACTAATTCAGAAGTCACACCTAATACCAATCAAGGAAAGCATAACAAATCAGAACCAGATATCCAGTGTCCTGTGAGTGATCAGCAAACCACATATATATCAAAGGACAGTGATATCGTGGGCAGAGATGTATTACAGATTGGCAGTATTTGTTCTCTTGTTGAAGGTGATACCGCTTATAATTCCCAAATAGCAAAGATATTCAACTTGCCCTCTTTGCAAAAGGTTGAGCCACAGAAACCTCTACCCAATCACCAAGTAATGAATAATAGACAAAATGAACAATTTGACAGTATCACTGGAAATAAAGACTTTGTCTTTCAAAAAGAGAATTTTGTACAGTGCACAGATGTTTCACATAAAATAACTGATCAGTCAGAGTCACTGCAACCTCCAGAACCATCGACTTTGAAGTACATTGGAGCAAAGAGTGGAATTCTTGAGCAAGGCAGTTTAGAGCATATCACTGAAAATGAAAGCATGGCTAATGATATGTGTTCACCAGCTGCTATTCAGCACAATAGTTACCCTCAGGAAGCAGCTCAGGATCCTACAACAAATGAGAATCTCAAAGATAAGACATCAATCTTATACCTACATGATCAGCTGTCAGAACTTTTAGAAGAGTTTCCCTATGGTATTGAACCTGTGAACATGCATGAAGGTTTTGTGGTCCAACCAATGGCACACCGAATCTCAAAAGCTCAAACTTGTGATAAAACCAGTTGTGACTCCAAAGACTCAACAGACCAGATACAAATTACAATATTAAATTCAGAGCAAATGAAAGAATTATTTCCTGAACAGGACGATCAACCCAATGAGGTAGACAAACTGACAGAGCCTCAGAAAGAAAAGCCTGTCACAAAAGAAGGGAACCAGTGTGACCCACAAGCACATACAGTTGAAGAAACCTGTGATTCTGTAATACTGGATTCAGAAAAAGATGATGTCCGTTGCTGTGCATTGGGGTGGCTGTCTATGGTTTATGAAGGAGTACCTCAATGCCAGTGTAATTCCACTAAGAACTCAacttcaaaggaagaaaaagggaaagatccACGTTCTCCTTTGGAGACCAATGGTTATAAACAAGGAGAGAGAACTTCTGACAGAGATGTTCCTATTGCATTTAACAGTCCTCCAAATAATCAGCCGAAGATTCCTCTGACTTGTCCAGTTGAGAAAAAACCTTTTCCTGAAACAGAGCAAGGCAGGAATATAAAAGATAAATCCAAATCAGAACATAACAGCTCATTAAGGACAGAACAAGAATTATCTGGTCACTTTTTATCTAAAGGTGATAAAAAACCAGATTCTTTGCAgagtcacaaaagaaaaagaaaactgcaattTCATGAGATAACTTTTCATTCCACTAACAAAATTGCAAAATTTTCTCAAGAGAGCCTGCAGAGGAAGCTCATGGCACAAAACTTACGACCACTAAAACCAAAGATGGGTTTTTTgacaagtaaaaataaagatttgcATGTGAAGAATGGTTCTTTGGTACAGTCAGTATCACcggaaaagagaaaattgaaagcAGGTGGCTCtaaaaaagttttggaaaagaAGTTAGATGAAGGGAGCATACTTGATTCAGAGATAAAGAGGAAGAG tttcaggaataaaaagtacaaaagaaGACTGGTTAAAATGTGTGACTGA